From the Juglans microcarpa x Juglans regia isolate MS1-56 chromosome 3D, Jm3101_v1.0, whole genome shotgun sequence genome, the window TTGATTGCTTCATATCTTCAGTTATTAACCGTTTAACCTGTGTTTGGTGGATTTTGAATAGCAAACAAGTCCAGAAAACATTCTTGTTAGTAActgctaatattttttttttttggaaaatacatGGTCTGATAGCTGAAGAAGAACGACAACTTACGTTTTTGGAATGTATAAAATGGTTGTACAGGTCTGATTGGAGAGGAGTCAACTTGCAGCAAACAACTTCAACCATCTGCAATTAGAAAAGAACAAGAAGTCTTATGAAGCAAAATGATATCTTCTccgagaaaagaaaaaaaatgcacaaaggaaaaaaatcactaaataaaCCAAGCAGGCAGACCTTTGGTGGCAAGTGATTTGATAACAGTGCATTAGTCCTCCGCAGTATGAACTGTAAAAAGTGATGAGTTGAGTGAGAAGTAAAATACAAATGCATTTTTCTTGAACAGCTCTATGTGCTATCCATCATTTCCATAGAATTAAATACTCGTAGTATCAAGAACTTTCACATTTCTATGGTCAGAATTGTGAAAGATGCTAATGAAACACGCGAAAGCATCAAGTGACAAAGTTGAATTCTACCAATTTCATGTTAAAAACCAAAGATTACCTGGTTAACTTTTGCACTTAGTTCTGATGCACGCTCATTACCtagtttcttctcttcttcagtGGCAGTAGGTTCTCTTCCACAAATTATAGGTGCCTTCATGATACACgtgtcatattttttaaaacataatgaaCATGCATTGAGTatagaaaatggagagagaatGCATGCGTTTAGAGTATAACATTAGCATTTAAAAGTAAGCGTCAGAGCTTGCTGCGAACGTGTCTATTTCTTAGCTTCATGATGGCAAGAAGCGACACTAATTTCCAGAATAGATACTTCAACAACTAGTAAGGCATCCGTAATCCTCTAACAGAATAAAAAGGATATAGGGAGAAACAAATGAAAAGCAACCTCAGCAAGTCAAAAAACTGATTAACCCAATTCAACAATATATTTTCATCCTCGACGGCTCTAGAAAGTATATAACAGTTCAGCAATCCTCAACAGCaataaattatacataaaaaGTAACGCAATCAGATCACCTCATAGTAACGGCGAAAATACGCAACATCACCCAATATTCCAGGATTAGTGAAGTTAACCATAGCAAAGAACTCTTCCAGGTCATTCTGCAGGAGTATGTATTGAGAGATGATTATGATAATGGAAATGAGCATCAAATCATAAGATCTAAAAGTATCGTGTATTCATGTTAAGTGCCTCTTACCTGCATTGGCGTTCCTGATAATAATATACGGCGCTTGCATGAGAGAGTGGCCAATGCCTGATCCATATAAatgttttttcatataatttttggaaaaaaaaaagggttaaaaaTTGGCATCTatgtaaaagaatatttaagaaaaatacacTACCACATATCTTGTACCCGATTTGTTAACGTCTGATCATTCTTCAGCCTATGGGCCTCGTCACATATGAGAAGGTCACAGGATTCACTATGGCTAAATTTTGATGAATGCATCCGGAATGTCTCGTATGAAACAATCAGCACCTGTGGAAGTATTTATTGAATAAGCCTATTTTTCGAGATAATTAATTTCGAGTATAGttacgcaaacttgcttgtaagGAGTCGCGGGGACTGGTAAATCTGTCAATCCCAGAGACAACATCATCTCTGGTGCTTTCACAAAGAGCAACAAGCTGAACTCTCTCTCCAATCCACTTCTTAATTTCAGCCTCCCAATTGCTTACTAGACTGGTAGGAGTAACAATGATGACCTTTTTAACCATCGGCTTCCCGTCAAACCCTTGACGAAGAAGAGTATAAAGTAAGGTAATTGACTGCAACGTCTTTCCCAAACTGCAAAGATCAAACATTACCTTGTGAAGATATGAGGAGacagaaaaataaagatgaaataacCAGAAAAAACTGTAGATAATATCACAAATTGTACCCAGCGTTAAAAGATAAAAAGGGATCGGATAGAGAGATATTCACCCCATGTCATCAGCCAGAATGCATCCACATATATTTGCTTCACTACACAACCCTGAAACACATTCAAACATAAACTGAACCCCTTCTCTGcagtaaaagtaaaagaaattttctCATCAGTTACAAGAACACAACCAACTGAAAATATGATGCAAAGTACAGAGAATTTTGGCACTTTTTTATATGCAACATATGTTTGAGGGAAGATGAATAGTATTAGATTTAGTTTCCGTTTACGCTCATGATGCACGAGGGGTAGTATCAATTATTATGATACAcctataaatttttatgtatgtagCCAAAAGGAAAAACCTCTCCATACAAAACCCTATGCTGCATATAGAAAATTTAGAACTGATATCACCTTTGATGGGGTCGCAGGAAACGAACAAGCAATGGGTCAACTGCTATCTGCTTCAAATTAGCAGTCCCATCCTCAGATTCTTCAGGTTGCCACAACACCAAAGGCTCAACTCCTGGTGGCAGAGTCACACTCTCCTCGACTACATCCTTCCCAACAGTACTCGGTACGTTCAGTCTATTGGTAATTGCAACCAAGGCTGGCCTTGTAGAGCCCCAAGGAACAAACCGTTTGCGGGCCCAGAGTCGACGAGCAAGTTGTTCGTTCTGCTCATCATAGCCATTAGAGCATGGGGGTTTAAAGGGCTTCCTACAAATTGCTGCTGCTTCTGTCACTGAAAGAACTCGTGGAAGCAGTGATTGTCTCTTCACGATAAGGTTGCCTCTGATAAATATGATCACAAATTCCAAcgataatttgtataaattttatttaacataaagaattttcaaattggattaataatataaatgaaaaaaactcTACCAACATTTTCCCGATGACAAACCCTTAAATCTCAATTAAATAAGACAAgctttcatattttacaaaaataaaactgataaTCAACCAGCTTCATGGACAAAACGGGGAGATTGCATCGAATAATAGCAGCAATAAGTTCACTCAGTGCTCCTATTGGTTGAAGTTAACTAAACCATAGCGACAGTAAATACGAGCATCTACTGTCTAGCTTACGCCTGCTATAAACAGATTCTAAAAacagaacagaaaaaaaaatcgtacTCTTCAATTTTCTGTAgttttctgctattttcaaaCGGAATTCTACGTTACGCAAACTCCGGTCCGTAAATTGAAACGTTGAAATCGGACGGTGTAATTGGAACGCACGGGCATTTtagaacaaaaatacaaaacccaAAGTTGAAATGAACGAGCTCCAATTTGGTATAAACGTGAGAATAGAAAAGTAAATGCATCTTAGGGATAAAATCACagtttaaaacaaattagacGGTACCTCAGGAGAGCATCGACGTTCTTCGATTTCCGGTCTTCATCGAAGGGAGCAGAACGACCCACAGACGGTTCGTCTTCGAGCTCTTCTTCTTCGTGGTCCACCGTGTACTCCTCACTGGAATCGCTGGGATCGGAAGCTGAGAGAACCTCTTCTTCGTCTTCCATGGAAACCCCCTCTCCTTTTTCCCAGAGTTCTTTAGTTGCAAACTTTAAATCTAATGGAATTTGGCGGTAAAATGTTCGCGAGCTTTTTGTGAAGATTGCGGCGAAAGTTAATGTTAGGGACTGTCAAGGAGGCCGCCGTGAAAATGGATTTTGGGCTGCAGTGCTTTCGAGAAGTTGAATAACAAACGGTCGAAATTGGGCCATTTGGTCTGCGGCGCTAGGTCAATTTTCCGGCCCATATATTCTGTGGACTCTTCAATCCCCCCATTTGAAtttggttttaatttgttttttattttttacttattcaGAGACTTGGTTTTGATCCCTAGCTGAATTTCTTCTCACTTCGCAAATtctatcttttcattttattccaTCTTGATTGCTTGATGAGAGATAGATCATTGCAAAGTGGGTTTTGCATTTTCCATATCACAGCAGTACTCTCAACTAATATGAAATACATACATTCCATATAATTGATGGGTAATGGTATATTTACAATTCAGTTTCCATTATTTTGCTATCcggctaattttttttttctctttttattttggattaaaaatcaAGAACATTAccttcttgcataatttaaaataaaattaattcaatcaaccaacataatcatgtaatttaaataaaagtaaatttaattaaattacattattacgttaattgattaaatttattttattctagattATACAAGAAGGTCATGTTTTGGACTTTTTATTCAGGTTcaaatagtaaaaagaaaaaaaaatataactgaaTAGTaaagcaataataaaaaaattttactcgaattaatttatgagaaaaatttttaaaattttgaatttaatattttttcaatagtaATACCGTCATCCGTACTGATCCTGATCTCAGTAGTTGTTAATTAAGTTCAAATTGGGGAGTCAACTTGAAGTGGGTCGATAAGTCATTGATTATAATGACTTTTGCTAAAATAAGACTAAAGTGGGCAAGTAATGAGAGATGTGTAAAATAAACTTTTGAGTCCATAAACAATGGGATTATAAACAATGGTTGTGttgtaaaaaaatttccttAAGCGATTTTTCcttgctctgctagggttttcgTTTCCTATTGGGCTTGTTTCACGCCTGCGTGCATGGAGGCCGCCCGGGCCTTGAATGTCTCGGTTGGTCAACCAAGGTCCTTCAATGATTTGGTTTCTGCAGTGCCGCAGCCCCTGCCTGAGGCTAAAGTGGTGTTCCGGCCACCGAAAATTATAAATGGAGAGCTATGCTTCTTGTTCTTCGCGGAAGAATTAGATAGAATTGCATAGCCTTTTCGGTATTCTCTTGTACTGAAGTTTCTGAAACAGAGGCCCTCTCTTGACTCTATACAGGCATTTATCAAAACACGTTGGGGGCTTAGCAATATTCCAGTTGTATCTTCCATGTTACGTCCGAGAAACGTTTTCATAAGGATGTCTAATGAGTCAGACTTTTACAAGGCCCTTTCAAGGGAATCTTGCGAGGTAAATGGCATTCATTACAGACCTTTGGCTTGGTCACCAGATTTTAGTGAGGATTATGAACCCCCTTGCGTGCTGGTGTGGGTTTTTTTACCTGGTCTATCTCCAAATTTTTATCATGAGTCGGTATTGAAGATGATTACGACACCGATTGGCAGATTCATTTGTCGCGATAATTCCACAATTTGTGCAACGAGAACGGATGGTGCTAGAGTTTGTCTAGAGGTTGATGCATCAAAGGTTCTGATCACTCATTTATGGCTTGGCCCACCTGGACTGCCTTGCAACAGGAAGTAGGAGGTGGTCTTTGAGACTCTCCCTACTTATTGCCAAACATGTAGAATTCAAAGTCATAATTTGTACACTTGCACATTTGGTGTGGAgaactctaaaaatatttctaagggTGGGAAGATATGGGTTAAGAAAGGGGAGAAGACTATGCTGTCCGGTGGGGCAACTATTGATGGGTCTCAGTCCATGGAGATTGTTGAATTACCAGAGTTGGCTCAGGGGGATAACGGTGCATCATCTTCTTTTGGTGGGGCGTTAGAGGGACCCAAGGATATTATGGCAGCTATTGCTATAGgagatgataataatatttgCATAAACTCTGAAAATGATTTGGCCATACAGGTTTTTAATCCATTGTAAGAACCATCAGGTGCAGGTGCTCATGTTAATGAACCCGTGGTGTTTGATGGGTCCCAGGGGCACGCTCCTATGCATGCAACTGTGCGGCAAAATGAAAATGCAAGTGCAACGTACCCATTGCATGAAGCAGTAGCTAAACAGCAAACCGTGGATGTAGTTAATGGTTTTGCAATATTTGTTAAGGAAGTGGGAAAGGGTGGGGTGAGTTCAAGTGGACGAAAGGTGCAGGCCGAAATTATGGGTCAACTTGTTGATGCTGTAGAGTTTGAGAATTTGGAGGTAGATGGAGTAGTTTGCAATACGGTTTTGAATGTTGAAGAAACTCAATTTGAATATGAGGGTGATCCAGTGGTGCAATTTATTTCCAATGAACGTGATGCTATGGTCGAGAAAGAGCGGGTTGATGATCCACAGTCTGAAAGTGAAACTGAAAAAGATAGACTGAGAGAAGACATGCGAAAAGAATATTGCTCTGACTCTGAAAAACTATGGAAAACGGCAAGTAAGTTTCAAAAAAGGAATTCTACTCAGGCTATCAATCGCCTCACAAagcttaatttattattagtcCAATTCTTTTTTAGAATATCCGAGGTGTTGGTTCCTCAAAGTTACGTTTAAGGAAACTCATAAACAAATATAGGCCTAACATTATAGCTTTGGCTGAGCCTTTTTTAATGGAAGATAAAATTCCAACTTGTTTGGGGAACTttagttgtgatttttttgtcaCAAATGAAGCGTATAATGGGAAAATCTGGTTGTTGTGGAATGCATCAGTTTCTATTCAATGGTTGGCGGGGTCTAACCAATTTATCTCAGTGAAAGTTGAGGAgaatgggtttatttttattcttaccaTTGTATATGCTAAGTGTAACCCGTTAGAGAGGAAGAATCTCTAGGAGGACTTGGTTGCGACTAGTAATAGTAATTACCCGTGGCTTCATTGTGGTGGTTTTAATATTATCAAAGAGGACTCTGAACGAAAAGGTGGTCATCCACGTCCATTTGCAGCAATGAAAGACTTTAATTTGTGTATTCAAAATTGTGGTTTGATAGACATGTGTTCGAAGGGCTCGATGATAacttggtgtaatggtcaaAGAGGTTTGGCTCGCAGCTAGGCAAGGTTAgatagatgttttattgatgctaattttcttaattgttaTCCTAATGTGTTTTCTCAGGTTTTGTCTCATACTACTTCAGATTATTCTCCTTTAGTGATCCAAATGGGTGAGGATCCTTTTAGATATGGGCCTAGTCCTTTTCGCTTTCAATTCATATGGACTGATCATATAGATTTTCTAAGTTTTGTCGAGGGGGTGTGGAACCAAGAGGGAActgattttggtttttgtaaGTTATCTCTTAAGTTGAAAAGGATGAAGGTGGCGATAAGAGATTGGAATCAACGTGTTTTTGGGAGAACTAATGTTATTATTAGTGATCTTGAGAATCGTGTTGATAGCTTGGAAACTCGCCTTCAAACTTCCTTTTCAGTTGAGGATGATAATAATCTCCTAGCTACTAATTTGGAGCTTTTAACTTGGAAGGGTCGAGAAGACATTCGTCTTTCTCATATGGCCAAGAAAAGTTGGCTTAAAGATGGGGATCAAAATTCTAAGTCTTTTCATACGTACTTGAATGCCAAACATCATAAAAGGGTTACTGATATGTGTTTGGAGGATGGTACTCTTTTAAAAACCCCGCTTGAAATTCATCAGGCTGCTGTTGAttatttccataattttttGGGTGAGAGCAGCAGTGGTGAGTTACCTAACTTAGGGGATTTGATTGTTCCTGTGATTACTGAAGATGAGAATTTGATACTTTGTAGTCCCCCTTCCATTGGGGAGATTAAGGATGCGCTTTTTAGCATTCCTATTGAGAGTAGCCTGGGCCCGAATGGTTTTGGTTCTGGTTTCTTCAGGGTTTGTTGGATATTGTTAAAGATGATTTATTGGCAGCCATAtctgatttttttcttcataattctCTTCCTAAATTTTATACTGCTTCTTTTATTGTGTTGATTCCCAAGGTTGATACGCCTAatggttttgataaatttaggcctattagtctttgtttggtgatttataagatttgtgCTAAGATCATTGTGGGTCGTTTGACGACTCTCCTTTCTAAGATGATTTCTCAGGAACAAGGAGATTTTATTCTTGGTCGtagcatttttgaaaacattagtCTCACTCAGGAAATGATCCATTCTATTAATAAGAAGTCCCATGGGGGTAATGTTCTTGTTAAACTTGATATGTCCAATGCTTATGATCGTGTGAATTGGAGTTTTCTTTTACAGGTTTTGGACTCTTTTGATTTCTCTTCTCAATTTTGCAATCTGATTAAATTGTGTATCTCCACCCCTTGGTactctattatgatgaatgtcACATATTTGGGTTTCCTTAAAGGTGATCAGGGTCTTAGGTAAGGAAACCCTATTTCgccttatttattcattattatgcAAGAGATTTTGTCTCGTCTTCTGAATGAAGCGTTTAAGCTTGGTAAAATTGGTCAATTTACTCAGGCTAGAGGTACTCCTCTTATTTCCCACcttatgtatgctgatgatattGTTATATTTGCTAATGGTGGTAAGCAGTCTATGAAAGGTTTGATTGAGGTTTTAAATGTTTATGAGATTTGGATAGGCCAAGTTCTTAATAAAGATAAAAGTGCTATTTTCTGCTCTAACAAGATTCCTGATTCTAGAAAAACCTCTATTCTCCGTATAACTGGTTTTTCGAATGGTTCCTTtccttttaagtatttgggtGTTCCTATTGTGGTTGGTAGGCTTAAGATTTGTGATTTTGGCGAGTTGCTTggaaaaattaataagaaaattgtAGGGTGGAAAATGAAATTGCTCTCTGCTGGTGGCCGAGTTATTCTTTTGCGTCATGTTTTGTCAAGCATGGCTATTCATCTTCTTACTGTTTTACAGGTTCCTAATGGGGTGTTTATGGCTTTGAATAGGATTCTTAGTTCCTTCTTTTGGGGTGATTCTGATGGCAAAGGTAAGTGGAAGTGAGTGGCCTGGAAACATATTTGTACTCCTACGGAGGAAGGTGGTTTAGGTATTCGTGACTTTGGGGATATTCAGAAGGCTTTACACATGAAATTTGCCTGGCATCTCATTCAAGACCAGTCTTTATGGACTGAATTTTTTAGAGGTAAGTATGTTCAAGGTAATCATTTATCCCTTCTGAATCCTAATAAGGGTACACGGTTTTGGAAATCAATTGTTCGTTATATTCCAGAGGTTCTGAATAATTCTAAATGGATGGTTAGGGAGAGGAATATTTCTTTCTGGTATGATAATTGGGAGGGTGGTGGTCCTATTAGTGATCATTACCAGGTTCTTAAGAAAcctttgttgaaaattaaagagTGTCGGATTGATGACGGATGAGATATTACTCTTTTCGAGAGATTAGTGGGTCAAAGTAAAGCTCTTAAGTTATATAAGTTTTTGGCTAGGAGGAAGGATGGGCACGATGTTCTTGTTTGGCTTAAGGATAATAATGGTAAATTTGCTACCAAAAGTACTTGGAATTATATTCGCATTAGAGCGCCTCCTTTATCTTGGGCTCATTGGATTTGGCATACCAATCTTTCTAAGAAAATCTCTATTATGATGTGGAAAGCATCTCATAATTGTTTGAGTGTGGATGATAAGATCAGGAATATTGGCATTCCTATGGTTTCTAAATGCAATTGTTGTGTCAGGGGCCATATGGAGGATTTAAACCACGTGCTGTGTACTGGTGATTTTGCTAGACAAATTTGGCGTCTGGCTGCGATCCAGTTAGGTGTTTATATGGACATTTTTCAGATGTGTAAGGAGCAAACTAATTTATGGTTCCACCATGCTGGAAAGTCTTCTCAGGTTCGGATTATTTTTGGCCTTCTTCCATCTATTGTCTCGTGGAAGCTTTGGGATAGGCGCTGTAAGGCTCGGTTTGAGGATAAGGTAGAGTCAGTTCAGTCAGTTTGGCATGTGATTAAGTTTTGGATTCACAAGATTATTTCTTTAGTCATGAAAATTTCTAGGATCTCTTCCCATGATGCTGCTATTTTACAGAGATTGAATATTCCGGTTTTATTTCCCAAACCTAGGCAAGTTAGTGTGGTTAGGTGGATCCGGCCTCCACAAGGTTGGATGAAGCTGAAATCGGACGGTAGTAGCTTAGGGAATCCTGGGCCAGCAGGTGCTGGGGGGTGATTCGCGATAGTTGTGGTAGATTGCATGCAACTTATTCTATGTTCTTGGGTGAGGGGTCTAATAATTTTGCTAAATTGAGAAGCTTCTTAGAAGGGGTTCGAAAGTGCTGTCAGTTAGGTTTTGGCAGGGTTGAGATTGAGACAAATTCTAAATTACTTGTTAACATGATTACTAAAGGAGCTTTTAATATTTGGTACTTAGAGGATTTCTGTGAAGAGTTGCAGGGCCTCTTAGGCTGCGTGGAGTATCGTTTGACCCATGTTTTTTGTAAAGGTAATGTCGTGGCCGATTTTTTAGCCAAGTAGAGAGCAAAGGGTTTAAATATGGATTGGACCATTAATAGTGAGAATTTGGCCGGTCACCTCCAAGGTCTTCTTCGTATGGACAAAATTGGTCTTCCCTACCTGCGGATCAAGTAGGTTTCCACGGGtaagttttatttgttttatctgAGTTGACATTATGTGTTGTTGTTTTCCTCTTGCAGGTGCCTTTTGTTTCCccctttttaatttatcttggtattctatttttctttttgatgaaCTTTATTGACTTTCTTGTATTatggtttgtttatttttttgatgcctgagttttggttttttgttgaaaatttgtAACCCCATGCATTTGgatgtaaccacggttttcctccgccataagtgagcactatcaataaaattgggataccgtcctcttttttaaaaaaaaaaaaaaaaaaaagggattatAAGACcaaacttttaatataaaaaacgACCAGTATCGTCGGCATTGACATCAACGGTGGTTAGGAGAAGCTAATAAGCAACTGCATATATAGTTTAGTGGAGTGCTTACGTGTAGcctgatgatgataataaataCAGAGTGAAGCTTTGATAATTGCTAATTTACTAATCAACGGTAGGAACAGAAG encodes:
- the LOC121256561 gene encoding protein CHROMATIN REMODELING 25; this translates as MEDEEEVLSASDPSDSSEEYTVDHEEEELEDEPSVGRSAPFDEDRKSKNVDALLRGNLIVKRQSLLPRVLSVTEAAAICRKPFKPPCSNGYDEQNEQLARRLWARKRFVPWGSTRPALVAITNRLNVPSTVGKDVVEESVTLPPGVEPLVLWQPEESEDGTANLKQIAVDPLLVRFLRPHQREGVQFMFECVSGLCSEANICGCILADDMGLGKTLQSITLLYTLLRQGFDGKPMVKKVIIVTPTSLVSNWEAEIKKWIGERVQLVALCESTRDDVVSGIDRFTSPRDSLQVLIVSYETFRMHSSKFSHSESCDLLICDEAHRLKNDQTLTNRALATLSCKRRILLSGTPMQNDLEEFFAMVNFTNPGILGDVAYFRRYYEAPIICGREPTATEEEKKLGNERASELSAKVNQFILRRTNALLSNHLPPKMVEVVCCKLTPLQSDLYNHFIHSKNVKRLITEDMKQSKILAYITALKKLCNHPKLIYDTIKSGSPGTSGFEDCIRFFPPEMFSGRAGSWTGGDGAWVELSGKMHVLARLLAHLRQRTDDRIVLVSNYTQTLDLFAQLCRERRYPYLRLDGTTSISKRQKLVNRFNDPSKDEFVFLLSSKAGGCGLNLIGGNRLVLFDPDWNPANDKQAAARVWRDGQKKRVYIYRLLSTGTIEEKVYQRQMSKEGLQKVIQQEQADTLTTQVNFLSMEDLRDLFTFHENVRSEIHQNMNCIRCQNCNDRPESIEEGDGNHSTNINCQSDQETSDIGRFAEISGCLHNLRNSEKQVGTPLEEDLGSWGHHFFSTSVPDAIFQASAGDEVTFVFTNQVDGKLIPVESVSPKVLGPERNENGFRSKQNMNQKSIFFSQHQKQIQSVLSDRDSISTFSKPLSRTTMKSVRTTLKGSTHVMKTNLSPGDQLPQKRLSPDTVEHDDDFA